Proteins found in one Labrenzia sp. VG12 genomic segment:
- a CDS encoding class I SAM-dependent methyltransferase, with the protein MSGFSSEWLALRAPLDLAARNRAVEAAFIEALPKGALHLLDLASGTGSTVEALSPWLDRPVTWQLTDYDPRLLQVARERWPENTRIRQIDLQADLEQLPFDEVDAVTTSAFLDLASQDFLERLADKVAAAGKPFLASLTYDGRSDFDPGYPKDAELLEALNRHQKSDKGFGPALGPDSAKTAISLFEDRGFQVVSGFSDWQITPKASAFLLEFLGGWLRVGKELNLPEDLLEAWWQDRRTRIEASKLFMTVGHIDFVALP; encoded by the coding sequence ATGAGCGGGTTTTCATCTGAATGGCTGGCCTTGCGCGCACCACTCGACCTGGCGGCGCGAAACCGGGCCGTTGAAGCGGCGTTTATCGAAGCGTTGCCGAAAGGTGCGTTGCACCTTCTGGATCTTGCCAGCGGAACCGGTTCCACCGTCGAGGCCCTCTCGCCGTGGCTGGATCGACCGGTGACCTGGCAGCTGACCGACTATGACCCGCGACTGCTGCAGGTGGCCCGGGAGCGCTGGCCGGAAAACACCCGTATCCGCCAGATCGATCTTCAGGCCGATCTGGAACAATTGCCGTTTGACGAAGTGGATGCAGTGACGACATCCGCCTTTCTGGATCTGGCGTCACAAGACTTTCTGGAGCGTCTTGCCGATAAGGTCGCTGCGGCCGGCAAACCCTTTCTTGCCAGCCTGACCTATGATGGCCGCTCGGATTTTGATCCGGGTTACCCTAAGGACGCGGAGCTGCTGGAGGCGCTCAACCGGCACCAGAAGTCGGACAAGGGCTTTGGTCCGGCTCTTGGGCCAGATTCGGCCAAGACGGCCATTTCGCTGTTTGAGGACCGGGGTTTTCAGGTTGTTTCGGGCTTCTCCGATTGGCAGATCACGCCAAAGGCGTCGGCGTTTCTCCTGGAGTTCCTCGGAGGCTGGCTCCGCGTCGGCAAGGAGCTGAACTTGCCGGAAGACCTGCTGGAGGCCTGGTGGCAGGACCGAAGAACAAGGATCGAGGCGTCAAAACTCTTCATGACCGTGGGCCATATCGATTTTGTCGCGCTCCCCTGA
- a CDS encoding cytochrome b, protein MARSEERYSLVARAIHWLTALMVLTMVPAGLVMIRIDGGALQNQLFDFHRSVGIVLMILTVFRLAYRLTHKPAPLPDSMPGWQKLAASATHVFLYGFLLINPFLGWVATSAYGAKISVFGLFTMPAIVAKDRALSEQLFQIHLILGLLFTLAVLMHIAAALYHGFIRRDGVLSRMV, encoded by the coding sequence ATGGCAAGGTCAGAGGAACGTTACAGCCTGGTTGCGCGGGCGATCCACTGGCTGACAGCCCTGATGGTGCTGACCATGGTGCCGGCAGGTCTCGTCATGATCCGGATCGACGGCGGTGCCCTGCAGAACCAGTTGTTCGACTTCCATCGCTCGGTCGGCATCGTTCTGATGATCCTGACGGTGTTCCGGTTGGCCTACAGGCTGACGCACAAACCGGCACCGTTGCCCGACAGCATGCCGGGTTGGCAGAAGCTGGCGGCCTCCGCGACCCACGTTTTCCTCTACGGCTTCCTGCTGATCAACCCGTTCCTCGGCTGGGTGGCGACGTCGGCCTACGGTGCGAAAATCTCGGTGTTCGGCCTGTTCACGATGCCGGCGATTGTCGCCAAGGACAGGGCATTGTCCGAACAGCTGTTCCAGATCCACCTGATCCTCGGTTTGCTGTTCACTCTGGCTGTCCTGATGCACATTGCCGCAGCGTTATATCATGGTTTCATCCGCCGGGATGGTGTGTTGAGCCGTATGGTGTAA
- a CDS encoding acyl carrier protein: MKQTIRTLLAKHGNLPVAVEEIADAADLYDAGLSSFASVQVMLALEEEFDIEFPEHLLNRKSFSSVDEINAALTEILEDQAA; this comes from the coding sequence ATGAAACAGACCATCCGGACCCTCCTGGCAAAGCACGGCAACCTGCCGGTCGCCGTCGAAGAGATCGCCGACGCAGCAGATCTTTACGACGCGGGCCTGTCCTCCTTTGCGTCCGTTCAGGTGATGCTGGCGTTGGAAGAAGAATTCGATATCGAGTTCCCGGAACACCTGTTGAACCGCAAGTCCTTCTCCTCCGTGGACGAAATCAATGCGGCCCTGACCGAAATTCTCGAAGACCAGGCAGCCTGA
- a CDS encoding acyl-CoA dehydrogenase family protein, producing MTAAAKITAMALADRAKRAAKVAAEFADQVDIEGRFPAEGMNALKAERLMGIMIRPELGGEGATLTEVADICAILGQACSATAMTYAMHQIQIASLADYAVGSAWHEAFQRRICAEQLLIASATSEAGIGGNLRNSLCAIEVDGDTARLTKDATVISYGADADAIMVTSRRHPDAAHSDQVATIFSKDQYTLEQTSKWDTLGMRGTCSDGYIFKAEAPAEQILPRPFAEIAAQSMLAVSHLLWGSLWYGIAADAVARGQSFVKAAARKSPGQVPPGALRLAEASSLLQLVKANVVAGLKQFEGCKGDSDALNAMSFSVAMNNIKIGTSQTILEIINHCMLICGIAGYKNGTPFSLGRHLRDAHSAQLMISNDRILGNTSTMLLVNKQDTSLLG from the coding sequence ATGACCGCAGCAGCCAAGATCACGGCCATGGCACTGGCCGACCGTGCGAAGCGTGCCGCCAAGGTGGCCGCCGAATTTGCCGATCAGGTGGATATTGAAGGCCGGTTTCCCGCCGAAGGCATGAATGCCCTGAAAGCCGAGCGGCTGATGGGGATCATGATCCGGCCGGAGCTCGGCGGCGAAGGGGCCACCCTTACAGAGGTTGCCGACATCTGCGCCATTCTTGGCCAGGCCTGCTCGGCGACAGCCATGACCTATGCCATGCACCAGATCCAGATTGCCAGCCTGGCCGATTATGCCGTCGGCAGTGCCTGGCATGAGGCGTTCCAGCGCCGCATCTGTGCCGAACAGCTGCTGATCGCCTCTGCGACCAGTGAAGCCGGCATCGGCGGCAATCTGCGCAATTCCCTGTGTGCGATCGAGGTCGACGGCGACACGGCGCGCCTGACGAAAGACGCGACCGTGATTTCCTATGGCGCCGACGCGGATGCCATCATGGTCACCTCGCGCCGTCATCCGGACGCCGCGCATTCCGATCAGGTCGCGACGATCTTTTCCAAGGACCAGTACACGCTCGAGCAGACCAGTAAATGGGACACGCTCGGTATGCGCGGCACCTGCTCCGACGGCTACATCTTCAAGGCCGAAGCGCCTGCCGAGCAGATCCTGCCGCGGCCCTTCGCCGAGATCGCGGCGCAGTCCATGCTGGCCGTGTCGCATCTTCTGTGGGGATCGCTCTGGTACGGCATTGCCGCCGACGCCGTTGCCCGCGGGCAGAGCTTCGTCAAGGCGGCTGCGCGCAAGTCGCCCGGACAGGTGCCTCCGGGTGCCCTGCGTCTTGCCGAGGCGTCCAGCCTGTTGCAGCTGGTCAAGGCCAACGTGGTCGCCGGCCTGAAGCAGTTCGAAGGCTGCAAGGGCGACAGCGATGCGCTCAATGCCATGAGCTTTTCCGTGGCTATGAACAACATCAAGATCGGCACGTCCCAGACGATCCTGGAGATCATCAATCACTGCATGCTGATCTGCGGAATTGCCGGCTACAAGAACGGCACGCCGTTCAGCCTGGGCCGCCATCTGCGCGATGCCCATTCGGCACAGCTGATGATTTCCAACGACCGCATTCTCGGCAACACGTCGACCATGCTTCTGGTCAACAAGCAAGACACCAGCCTGCTTGGATGA
- a CDS encoding DUF1839 family protein, with the protein MTEAVFDRLSAATYQRSPLHAQDRDWPETNCYLDIWIELLPSLGLPPEACLAYSVTQDFEGDQFTFFKVPLEDLEALYGLKVTELAIYDRVEYHIQQQIERGRASLVEVDSYFLPDTHGIGYHQAHGKTTIVANWMDFDTRTMEYFHGLGLHRLEGDDFDGIFQRGDHAKPTPFLPYTEFVKFPKVAPTPEHILAVSEALLRHHLKRRPATNPIAAFAKVFPAQVEKVSEREFDFFHLYAFNTLRQVGANFELLSSYLEWLVAQDRPQVADGIALAKSISSTAKMVQFKLARAVMRKKFQGLEEGLAPAIDAWDSLMTLLDAQYGAAESSRFEPVSSAAGA; encoded by the coding sequence ATGACCGAAGCTGTCTTTGACCGTCTCAGCGCGGCCACCTATCAGCGTAGCCCGCTCCATGCCCAGGACCGGGACTGGCCAGAGACCAACTGTTATCTGGACATCTGGATCGAGCTGCTGCCCTCGCTCGGACTGCCGCCCGAGGCCTGCCTTGCCTACTCGGTGACCCAGGATTTTGAAGGTGACCAGTTCACGTTCTTCAAGGTTCCGCTGGAAGATCTGGAAGCGCTCTACGGGCTGAAAGTCACCGAACTGGCCATCTATGACCGGGTCGAGTACCACATTCAGCAGCAGATCGAGCGCGGCCGGGCATCGCTGGTTGAAGTCGACAGCTATTTCCTGCCCGACACCCACGGCATCGGCTATCACCAGGCGCACGGCAAGACCACGATTGTCGCCAACTGGATGGATTTCGACACGCGGACCATGGAGTATTTCCACGGTCTCGGCCTGCACCGGCTCGAGGGCGATGATTTCGACGGCATCTTCCAGCGCGGTGATCATGCCAAGCCAACACCGTTTCTGCCTTATACCGAGTTCGTGAAATTTCCAAAAGTGGCGCCGACCCCGGAGCACATTCTGGCAGTGTCGGAGGCGCTCCTGCGGCACCACCTCAAGCGGCGTCCGGCGACAAACCCGATTGCAGCCTTTGCAAAGGTGTTCCCGGCGCAGGTGGAAAAGGTCAGCGAACGCGAATTCGACTTCTTCCATCTCTACGCCTTCAACACCCTTCGCCAGGTCGGGGCGAATTTCGAGCTGCTTTCCTCCTATCTGGAGTGGCTGGTTGCGCAGGATCGCCCGCAAGTGGCCGATGGTATTGCGCTGGCGAAGTCCATCTCCTCGACGGCCAAGATGGTGCAGTTCAAACTGGCCCGCGCCGTAATGCGCAAGAAATTCCAGGGTCTGGAAGAGGGACTGGCGCCCGCAATCGACGCCTGGGACAGCCTGATGACGCTGCTCGACGCGCAATATGGCGCTGCAGAGAGCTCTCGTTTCGAACCCGTCAGCAGCGCCGCCGGAGCGTGA
- a CDS encoding glycoside hydrolase family 2 protein translates to MPEQTERTRMIDLSGISWTLSVTEAGAFTSPLVTGHQWDIVPAKVPGTVAAALAEVGRYDPDNPAPLHDKDVWYEGWFDAEPGDYRLCFDGLATIAEVYLNDTLVLDSRNMFRRHEVPVTLDTRNVLKLCFRALTPHLEAKGPRARWKPQLATSQGLRLIRTTLLGHMPGWCPEIHAVGPYRPIRIEPADRPRISNQHVLADLAPDGSAALTVALRLENSDAVPVLSCAGSTAEMDLQEDGSYVATLRPETITPWMPHTHGTPALYDITVHAADQTFTLGKTGFRRVEADHGADGKGFGLKINGVPVFCRGAVWTSADLLSLAGDEETYRPLLEQARDAGMNMLRIGGTMLYETRAFFELCDELGLLVWQDFQFANYDYPVKDDAFVEEVQAEVRDQLAVSMGCPSLAVLCGGSEIYQQGAMMGLPESRWKGPLCEDILPSFTIGLRPDVPYVPNSPCGGTLPFSPNEGVAHYYGVGAYLRPLEDARRAEVRFAGECLAFSNIPSPESLADGLPVKPGHDPRWKARVPRDRGAGWDFEDVRDNYLKTLYGVDPAELRYGDPDRYLDFGRLVTGEVMERTFAEWRRPGSPCQGALVWTFQDLALGAGWGVVDAAGQPKPAYFALKRAFRPLQVSVTDEGTNGLAVHAINDGPEKVGVTLSLSCLRDGQLPVVSGRTDLTLAPQSAQTLNAVDLIGAFFDVTYAYRFGPLSHDVTVVQLTDTASGELLADAFHRTGGELAPPHFDLPDCELRREPDGSWQLDLTARRFLQSVSLSVPGYLPEDNWFHLAPGAIKRIRLKCCVPSEEALSPTGTLRAINLGRQLALKPTDTE, encoded by the coding sequence GTGCCTGAGCAGACTGAAAGGACCCGGATGATCGATCTGTCCGGAATAAGCTGGACTCTGTCGGTGACCGAAGCCGGGGCCTTTACCTCGCCGCTCGTGACGGGCCATCAGTGGGATATCGTCCCTGCGAAAGTCCCGGGAACCGTCGCAGCGGCTCTTGCCGAGGTGGGGCGCTATGACCCGGACAACCCGGCGCCGCTGCACGACAAGGACGTCTGGTACGAGGGCTGGTTTGATGCCGAGCCCGGTGACTATCGCCTCTGCTTCGACGGTCTGGCGACCATCGCCGAAGTCTATCTCAACGACACGCTGGTGCTGGACAGCCGGAACATGTTCCGCCGTCACGAGGTTCCGGTCACGCTGGACACGCGCAATGTTCTGAAGCTGTGTTTTCGCGCGCTGACACCACATCTGGAGGCCAAGGGGCCGCGGGCGCGCTGGAAGCCGCAGCTGGCCACGTCCCAGGGATTGCGCCTGATCCGCACAACTCTCCTGGGACACATGCCCGGCTGGTGTCCCGAAATCCATGCCGTTGGCCCCTACCGGCCGATCAGGATCGAACCGGCCGATAGGCCCAGGATCAGCAATCAGCATGTCCTGGCGGACCTGGCGCCAGACGGCAGCGCGGCCCTCACGGTTGCCCTGCGGTTGGAAAACTCCGACGCGGTCCCGGTTCTGAGCTGTGCGGGCAGCACGGCGGAAATGGATCTTCAGGAGGACGGCTCCTACGTGGCAACGCTGCGCCCTGAAACCATAACGCCTTGGATGCCGCACACCCATGGCACACCGGCGCTTTACGATATTACGGTTCACGCGGCCGATCAGACATTTACGCTCGGAAAAACCGGCTTCCGGCGCGTGGAGGCAGATCATGGTGCCGACGGCAAGGGCTTTGGACTCAAGATCAACGGTGTTCCGGTTTTCTGCCGCGGTGCAGTCTGGACCAGTGCCGATCTCCTGAGCCTTGCCGGGGATGAGGAAACCTATCGTCCGCTTCTGGAGCAGGCCCGGGATGCCGGCATGAACATGCTGCGCATTGGCGGCACCATGCTTTACGAGACCAGGGCATTCTTTGAGCTGTGTGATGAGCTCGGTCTTCTGGTCTGGCAGGACTTCCAGTTTGCCAATTACGATTACCCGGTAAAGGACGACGCCTTTGTCGAGGAAGTCCAGGCGGAGGTCCGGGACCAGCTTGCTGTCAGCATGGGGTGTCCGTCGCTCGCCGTTTTGTGCGGTGGCAGCGAGATCTACCAGCAGGGCGCCATGATGGGGCTGCCGGAAAGCCGCTGGAAAGGACCGCTCTGCGAGGACATCCTGCCGTCATTCACCATCGGCTTGCGGCCTGATGTGCCTTATGTTCCGAATTCGCCTTGTGGCGGCACCTTGCCCTTTTCGCCGAATGAAGGCGTTGCGCATTATTACGGCGTCGGCGCCTATCTGCGGCCGCTGGAGGATGCCCGGCGGGCAGAGGTCCGCTTTGCCGGTGAATGCCTGGCCTTTTCCAACATTCCTTCCCCGGAAAGCCTTGCTGACGGCTTGCCCGTCAAACCCGGCCACGATCCGCGCTGGAAAGCGCGCGTGCCACGCGACCGCGGCGCCGGCTGGGATTTTGAGGATGTGCGCGACAACTATCTGAAGACCCTTTACGGGGTTGACCCGGCCGAGCTGCGGTATGGCGATCCTGACCGGTATCTGGATTTCGGCCGTCTGGTGACAGGCGAGGTCATGGAACGGACCTTTGCCGAATGGCGCCGCCCCGGGTCTCCCTGTCAGGGTGCGCTGGTCTGGACCTTTCAGGATCTGGCGCTCGGCGCCGGTTGGGGTGTGGTCGACGCTGCCGGACAGCCAAAACCGGCCTATTTTGCCTTGAAGCGCGCCTTCCGTCCGCTCCAGGTGAGCGTGACCGATGAAGGCACCAACGGCCTTGCGGTCCACGCGATCAATGACGGACCGGAAAAGGTGGGCGTGACCCTGTCGCTCAGCTGCCTGCGCGACGGTCAGCTGCCGGTGGTCTCCGGCAGGACCGATCTGACGCTGGCCCCGCAGAGCGCGCAGACCCTGAACGCAGTTGACCTGATCGGAGCGTTTTTCGACGTGACCTACGCCTATCGCTTCGGACCGCTGTCGCACGACGTGACGGTGGTGCAGCTGACAGACACCGCGAGCGGGGAGCTGTTGGCCGACGCCTTTCATCGGACCGGGGGTGAGCTTGCACCACCCCATTTTGATCTGCCGGACTGCGAATTGCGGCGCGAGCCGGATGGCAGCTGGCAGCTCGATCTGACCGCCCGGCGCTTCCTGCAATCGGTGTCGCTGTCGGTGCCGGGATACCTGCCGGAGGACAACTGGTTTCACCTGGCCCCCGGCGCCATAAAGCGTATCAGGCTGAAATGTTGTGTTCCGTCCGAGGAAGCGCTAAGCCCGACGGGTACGCTCCGGGCGATCAACCTGGGCCGGCAGTTGGCTCTCAAACCCACAGACACCGAGTGA
- a CDS encoding lipopolysaccharide biosynthesis protein, with protein MSEHEQQRPAGTIGRLREIGSRPVVRNTIYYGINFSLQIVTQFGYFALISRALGPGGYGIFASVSAIALMVSVFVGLGSDHLLIQRLAVNRDVFAQYFGRALAMMLMTFAPAIAFAFAIFYFLDTGTFSVFGLFYILAAECIFRKVSFLCSATYMAHDRAGKQFAVDNAIMILRFLAVALLTLTAETVDLDTWALWYVGASLAASGVSLMMVLKDYGLPCPVFSGFEFRQGFLLSLEFTSVSGMRDLDKPVVVQLLGPAQAGIYTAAFRIIDAATTPVKAALYATYTRYFRHADKGAEHGIAFGMRVLPVISGLGLLVAIFVFLIADYVPLLLGTEYVEAVGLIKLLAVYPLLLGAAGIGADIMRSIGMQGTRVVLVFLSNFVIVGVVWVGCDLGGLEGAVLSRMALQAGIVALTWGLVARKNTKVRNADASDAR; from the coding sequence GTGAGCGAACATGAGCAGCAACGGCCCGCAGGTACGATCGGGAGACTTCGCGAGATCGGCAGCCGCCCGGTCGTGCGCAATACGATCTATTACGGCATTAATTTCAGTCTCCAGATTGTCACCCAGTTCGGCTATTTCGCTCTGATCAGCCGCGCTCTCGGTCCGGGTGGCTACGGCATCTTCGCGAGCGTTTCGGCGATTGCCTTGATGGTCAGCGTGTTTGTCGGGCTTGGCAGCGACCACCTGCTGATCCAGCGCCTGGCAGTCAACCGTGACGTTTTCGCACAATATTTCGGCCGGGCGCTGGCCATGATGCTGATGACTTTCGCTCCGGCCATCGCCTTCGCCTTCGCCATATTCTATTTTCTCGACACAGGCACGTTCAGTGTCTTCGGCCTGTTCTACATCCTGGCCGCGGAATGCATTTTCCGGAAAGTCTCGTTCCTGTGTTCAGCGACCTATATGGCTCATGACAGGGCCGGCAAACAATTTGCTGTCGACAATGCCATCATGATCTTGCGCTTTCTGGCCGTCGCACTGCTGACCCTGACCGCCGAGACCGTGGATCTGGACACCTGGGCCCTGTGGTATGTCGGCGCCAGTCTTGCCGCATCCGGCGTGTCCCTGATGATGGTGCTCAAGGACTACGGTCTGCCGTGCCCGGTTTTTTCAGGTTTCGAATTTCGGCAGGGGTTCCTGCTGAGCCTGGAATTCACCTCCGTCTCCGGCATGCGCGACCTCGACAAACCGGTGGTGGTGCAGCTGCTGGGCCCGGCTCAGGCCGGTATCTACACGGCCGCTTTCCGCATCATCGATGCCGCTACAACTCCGGTCAAGGCGGCGCTCTATGCCACCTACACCCGCTATTTCCGTCATGCCGACAAGGGCGCTGAACATGGCATCGCGTTCGGCATGCGTGTGCTGCCGGTGATTTCCGGACTAGGCCTTCTCGTCGCGATCTTTGTCTTCCTGATTGCCGATTATGTTCCGCTCCTGCTGGGCACGGAATACGTGGAGGCCGTCGGGCTGATCAAGCTGCTGGCAGTCTATCCGCTTCTTTTGGGGGCGGCCGGTATCGGTGCCGACATCATGCGTTCCATCGGCATGCAGGGCACACGCGTGGTACTGGTGTTTCTGTCGAATTTCGTGATTGTCGGCGTTGTCTGGGTCGGCTGCGATCTGGGCGGTCTGGAAGGTGCCGTTCTTTCCCGCATGGCGCTGCAGGCCGGGATTGTTGCCCTGACCTGGGGGCTGGTCGCTCGCAAGAACACAAAGGTCAGGAACGCCGATGCGTCGGATGCTCGCTAA
- a CDS encoding polysaccharide deacetylase family protein has protein sequence MLARTQVLTFHGIGEPAVPISADAQRYFVSKDVYRRTIAALTDLEQSHDVRMEVTFDDGNLSDFTVGLPALVEAGRSGRFFVLAGRIGETGYLTVGQIREIQAAGSRIGCHGHDHVDWRKLDKAGFQKELFDARRKIEDALGAPVTEAAIPFGAFNRQVLGKLKEAGYRRIYTSNHGLAHDAAWFCPRWSVVDTFDPDRDIAPRLSLKQKFISSAYAVARRMRYRF, from the coding sequence ATGTTGGCCAGAACACAGGTTCTTACATTTCATGGCATTGGCGAGCCTGCGGTGCCAATCTCCGCCGACGCTCAGCGCTACTTTGTTTCGAAGGACGTCTACCGCAGGACCATTGCCGCTTTGACCGATCTGGAGCAAAGTCACGATGTCCGCATGGAGGTCACTTTTGATGACGGCAATCTGTCTGACTTCACAGTTGGACTGCCTGCCTTGGTCGAGGCTGGCCGGTCAGGCCGGTTCTTCGTGCTTGCCGGACGCATTGGCGAGACTGGCTATCTGACTGTTGGGCAGATCCGGGAAATTCAGGCTGCCGGATCCAGGATCGGCTGCCACGGTCATGACCATGTCGACTGGCGCAAACTGGACAAGGCTGGATTTCAAAAAGAACTGTTCGATGCCCGTCGCAAAATCGAGGATGCGCTGGGCGCCCCGGTGACGGAAGCGGCGATCCCGTTCGGGGCGTTCAATCGTCAGGTTCTGGGGAAGCTGAAGGAAGCCGGATACCGTCGCATCTACACCAGCAACCACGGTCTTGCACATGACGCCGCCTGGTTCTGTCCGCGCTGGTCGGTGGTCGACACCTTTGATCCAGATCGAGATATTGCGCCAAGACTAAGCCTCAAGCAGAAATTCATAAGCTCTGCCTACGCCGTGGCGCGGCGGATGCGTTACCGGTTCTGA
- a CDS encoding glycosyltransferase produces MFKASVAIASIGRATLIDTLTSIAQVKRPDGVVLDVLIADDSRDGAATKLVASHPVKGLDVTCLSVASGNISTARNALLDAATGDWLVFVDDDEWVEADWLERLFACQRDFQADVVVGPVHPVYPEKTPAWFKTANPLYMDWGIRGKRIYTGRGGNTLVNMELIRALELRFDETYGRTGGEDTIFFGQAAERGARIFVTDDAIAREHVPAERLSESYVLSRAVRAGQSYGQMRLTRHPDPLWHIIFALAAFAKWLAAGLLAAALRLFDRPKSFRLRQKSCLNKGKLRAVFNLPLAELYSAPK; encoded by the coding sequence ATGTTCAAAGCGTCCGTGGCCATTGCCAGCATCGGTCGTGCGACCCTGATCGATACACTGACATCGATCGCACAGGTCAAGCGGCCGGACGGGGTGGTCCTGGATGTTCTGATCGCCGACGATTCGCGCGACGGCGCCGCCACGAAGCTGGTTGCAAGCCATCCGGTGAAAGGTCTCGACGTTACCTGTCTCTCGGTCGCCAGCGGCAATATATCCACGGCACGCAACGCATTGCTGGATGCAGCAACGGGTGACTGGCTTGTTTTTGTCGACGACGACGAATGGGTGGAAGCCGATTGGCTGGAAAGGTTGTTTGCCTGCCAGAGGGACTTCCAGGCCGATGTCGTGGTCGGTCCGGTGCATCCGGTTTACCCGGAAAAGACGCCGGCCTGGTTCAAGACGGCCAACCCGCTTTACATGGACTGGGGAATTCGCGGGAAACGGATCTACACGGGTCGCGGGGGCAACACGCTTGTCAATATGGAGCTCATCCGCGCACTGGAACTCAGGTTCGACGAAACTTACGGACGGACAGGCGGCGAAGACACGATCTTCTTCGGACAGGCCGCCGAACGAGGAGCACGCATCTTCGTCACGGATGACGCGATTGCCCGCGAGCATGTGCCGGCCGAGCGTCTGTCGGAAAGCTACGTACTGAGCCGGGCAGTGCGCGCCGGACAGTCCTATGGCCAGATGCGGCTGACGCGCCATCCGGACCCGCTCTGGCATATCATCTTTGCATTGGCAGCCTTTGCCAAATGGCTTGCCGCAGGACTTCTGGCAGCAGCATTGCGGCTCTTTGACAGGCCGAAGTCGTTCCGCCTGCGGCAGAAGTCGTGCCTGAACAAAGGCAAGCTTCGCGCTGTCTTCAATTTGCCGCTTGCAGAACTCTACAGCGCTCCGAAGTAG